The Maridesulfovibrio hydrothermalis AM13 = DSM 14728 DNA window ATGGTAACGGTTTTGCCGAGCTTTCTGCCAATCTTGTTAAGTAAATTGTGAATAAAGCCAACCGGGCATAGATAACCGCAGAATCCTTTGCGTACGATCAAGCTCATGACTATTACGGCGATGAAGATAGTCAGCCCTGCCGGGTGGACCTCGTCGAAGATGCCTTTGGTCACTAATTGTTTAAGTGAGAGCAGAGAGCTGATTGGGAGAAATCCTTCAACTGCGCCGGGTTTGGCTACGGCCAGATCTGATTTTCCTATCATCCATTGGTAGAAAAGGTAAAAGCGGTAGCCTACCCAGATGCAAAACAGAGTCATTGCAAATTGAATAGAATCCCGCGCTGTCTCAGGGGATATTTTTTTCATGCTATTCTTTGAGATTAATCTTCTAGATGGTTTTTAAGATCATTGTAGATGTAATCCCTGAGGGCTTGTACCCACGGGCGTGGAGTTATTCCGGTCACCTCGGTCAGTTTTGAGGTATCCAGAACAGAGTAGGGCGGTCTTTTCGCTTTGGTGGGGTAAGCACTAGTGGGGACGGGATCTACGCGGCAGTTGATGGCGGAACAGCTGATAGCTTCATCAGCAAGTTCGCACCAGCTGGCCTTGCCTGAGTTAACAACATTAAAAATTCCTTTGGCCTCGTTTTTGAGCAGTGCGATGGTATATTCTGCAAGGTCGGGAGTATAGGTTGGAGAACCGCTCTGATCATGAACAACGGTCAGATTTTCACGTTCTCTGGCAAAGTTCAAAATTTTATGTATGAAATTTGTTTTATAAGGTCCGAAAAGCCATGCTGTACGGATGATGAGGATGTTTTCGTAACCGGATTCCAGAAGTTTTTCTTCACCTGAAAGCTTGGTGTCACCGTAAACAGATTGAGGATTGGTGGGATCTGTTTCGGTATAGGGGGAGTCTTTTTTGCCGTCGAATACAAAATCAGTGCTGAAATGGATCAGCTTGCAGTTCTGCGACTTGGCCAGTCTTGCGAGCATTGCCGGAAAAGTTGTGTTCAGCAGGTGGGCTTTATTTTCCTCATCTTCAGCCTGATCTACCTTGGTGTAGGCTATGGTGTTAAATATCAGGTCCGGCTTTTTTCTTTCCAGCAGTGCTGAAAGAGATTCTTCATTTAGCGGATCAAAGTCATTACGGGACAAGGGGATTGTTACGATATCATGTTCTTGCAGCTTCTCAGTCAAAGTTCGCCCGAGAAGGCCGGTTCTTCCACCTAAAATAATAGCTTTTTTGCCTGCCAGATCAATCATTTTCGCTCTCCGTACCATTGGTCCATAAATTCGCGGTAAGATCCGCTCAGTACTTCTTCAAGCCAGGGGCCATTGTTTTGATACCACTTGATGGTTTTGCGTATGCCTTCATTAAAAGTCACAGCCGGCGTAAATCCTAACTCTTTTTCAGCAAGGGCGTAATTCATGGCGTAGCGCATGTCATGGCCGGGTCTGTCTTTCACATAGGTGATCAAGGATTCATCACTGCCGAGGATGGCAATAAGTTCATGCACCAGTTCAAGGTTGGTTTTTTCCGCTGCCCCGCCGAAGTTGTAGACTTTGCCGGGTTGCCCTTTAAGCAGGGTAAGCTCAACTCCGGTGCAGTGGTCATCAACATAAATCCAGTCGCGAATATTTGAACCGTCTCCATAAATGGGGAGTTTTTCCCCTGCTTGGGCTTTTAAAAACATGAGGGGGATTAGTTTTTCCGGAAACTGGTAGGGACCGTAGTTGTTGGAACATCTGGTGATGGATACCGGGAATTTGTAAGTTTCAAAATAGGCTCGCGCCATAAGGTCTGCTCCAGCTTTGGATGCGGAGTAGGGGCTGTTGGGTTCCATCGGATGTGCTTCAGTGAAAGCAGGGTCATCGGGGCCGAGAGTCCCGTAGACTTCATCTGTAGAAACGTGGACGAATTTTTCAATACCGGCACTACGTGCGCATTCCATGATGTTTTGCGCGCCCAGAGTGTTGGTTGTCAGAAAAGGGGCCGGATCATTGATAGACCTGTCCACGTGAGATTCAGCTGCGAAGTTCACCACTGCATCAATTTTATGATCATTCAGAACAGAGGTGACCAGCTTTTTATCGCAGATATCGCCGTGAATAAATGTGTATCCTGAGTTTTCATCTTGTTCCAGTTTCAGTAGATTTTTGCGATTTCCGGCGTAAGTAAGCTTGTCAAGATTGAATATTTTCCAGTCAGGATGTCTTTCCTGCATGAGGTAAATGAAATTTGTTCCGATAAAGCCGCATCCACCGGTAATGAGAAGTCGCATATAATCTCCAGAAATAATTAAATGTAAGACAGCAATATACTGTTTGCTAACATGTTATGCAAGAAAGTGCAGGGTTCTACTTTGTGTGCAGAATATATGATAGTTTGTTTGCACAAAAAGTTACTTGAAAGAAATATCCCCATCAAGGCAGGACAGTGCTTGATAAAGAATAATTCCTGCTGATGTGGAGAGGTTCAGACTTCTGACATTGTCAGTAATTGGTATATTCACAGCATGTTCAAACTCATCAAACATCCAGTTCGGCAGGCCGCGTGTTTCCGGTCCGAACACAAGATGGTCGCCGGGCATGAACTTGAATTTAAAAAGAGAGGAACCGCGTTTGGCGCTTGTAGTTATCAGTCTGCCTGATTGAACATTATCTTTGAATTCCTGCCAGTTTTTCCAGACAGAAAGTTTGACGCTGGGCCAGTAATCAAGTCCCGCCCGTTTGAGATGCTTATCAGATATAGAGAATCCAAGCGGCTCAATTAAATGCAGCGCGGTATCTGTTCCGGCGCAGAGTCTGGCTATGTTTCCGGTATTTGGTGGTATTTCAGGCTCAAAAAGTACGATGCTGAACGGATTGATAAATTTTTCCTGCTTCATGGGGGAATCGATAGCAGGAGAATTTATTCAGGGCAATGGTTTGTTTTAAGACATTGGAAAAAGAGCTGCCTTATAGCGGAAGGATTTAGAAAAATAAAAAAATGTCCGGATTAATCGCGGGAGGGAGGCAGAATCGCTTTTGTATAATTTATTTCTAAGCTGTTCGGTTCTACCGGTTCCTGCACTCGCCTATCAGTCCAGAACATTTTTTTATGACGGGGAGAAGAACGACTCTTATGTTAGTGGCTTTCGCCTAAATTTTTGTTTGTTTAGTCTGTTCTTGTTTTCGTCATCTTAATTTCTATTAAGCATTTTATATGCCAAGATAGCACTGTTTTGTATCTGTTTAATATAACAGGGCTATTTTCAGGTGGCTTATGCTTTACAAAATGCAAAAGCGAGGGAAGTCAGAAAAACGACAGTTCGTAAGTGTTTTTTTATAGCGTGGCAGGTTTGATGGAGAACGGTAGCAACAGGCGGGGCAAAGAGGATAATCAATCTCTTTCATCCATATCCGTAAGGAGGGAGATATTTTCTCGAACCTTACGGATATGGTTTTTTAACAAAGCTTTAAATGGCTGCAATGCACTTGATTTCAACAAGGCCGCCTTTGGGGAGCGCGCTGACTTCTATGGCGGCTCTTGCTGGTTTGTGAGATGAAAAATATTCAGCATATACGTTGTTGACAGTTGCGAAATCTTCCATGCTGGTCAGAAATACATCAACGCTGATTACCTTGTTTAAAGAGCTTCCGCATGCTTCAAGGATTGCTTTGAGGTTTACAAGGGCCTGTCTGGTCTGTGCTTCAACATCTTCGGAAACAAATTCGCCCGTTTTAGGAGAAAGTCCAAGCTGGCCGCTGACGAAAGCCTGACCATTGTAGATGGTTGCCTGAGAATACGGACCGATTGCAGCGGGTGCGTTTTCGGTATTTACGGTAGTTACGATCATGATTCTATCCTTTTTCGGTATTAAGATTTTTGGGGAGTCCCCACAAATATTTATCGGAGAAGCTCTCCGGTATAATTTTAGTAAGCTGAACAATGGCTGCAACGATGGCGATCGAAAATATCAATCTGCCCCAGAACAGACCGGAAATGTGTCCGCCTATCATCATGAGCAGCAGCGTGTCTTCAATGACACTGTGGCACAGGCTCATGAGTGTTAACGAGTAGAACACATCTTTTTTATCGATGCGTCCAGATCTGGTTTCATGGATAATCATGCCGCCGCCGTATGAAAGGCCCATAGTAAGCCCTACAACGGTAAGAGCGGAAGCCTTTGAACCTATTCCCATGAGGGTCAGCAGGGGGCGTAATAGAAAATCCATAGCCGCAATAACTCTGATTTTAGTCAGAATTTTCATGACTGTCAGCAGGGTCAAAATGATGCCGAAAATGGAGAGCAGGTTTCTTGCTTCTCCCAAGGCCCATTCCAGAACAGTTTTTTCTACAGCTGAGTTATCGGGAGTAAGAATAATATTGGCCTGACCTTGCAGGATGTCAAGATTGTCATATGCCAGATGAAGTATAAGCCCTATGAGAAATGCTCCAAGCAGTCTGACTGTCAGCTGGAAGATTAACTTGGGGCCGGAGCTTTGCACGACCCGCAGTTCAACAGGCATGGAGTGGGCAACAAGGATCATCGTGCCCAGCACTGTGGCCTGTGCTGAGGTCAGAGGTTGATCCTGAACAAGGCTTAGAAAAACGATCAATCCGCTGTAAATATTATTGATCAGTGCTGTGGCCCAGACAAGTCCCATCTCACCGGGAAGGCCGACCAGCTCCATTATCGGGGCCAGCGGAGCAGCCAGATAGCCGATCAGGTCAAGTTCCTGTAAAATTTTGACGACA harbors:
- a CDS encoding tRNA (cytidine(34)-2'-O)-methyltransferase produces the protein MKQEKFINPFSIVLFEPEIPPNTGNIARLCAGTDTALHLIEPLGFSISDKHLKRAGLDYWPSVKLSVWKNWQEFKDNVQSGRLITTSAKRGSSLFKFKFMPGDHLVFGPETRGLPNWMFDEFEHAVNIPITDNVRSLNLSTSAGIILYQALSCLDGDISFK
- a CDS encoding RidA family protein, producing the protein MIVTTVNTENAPAAIGPYSQATIYNGQAFVSGQLGLSPKTGEFVSEDVEAQTRQALVNLKAILEACGSSLNKVISVDVFLTSMEDFATVNNVYAEYFSSHKPARAAIEVSALPKGGLVEIKCIAAI
- the rfbB gene encoding dTDP-glucose 4,6-dehydratase, translating into MRLLITGGCGFIGTNFIYLMQERHPDWKIFNLDKLTYAGNRKNLLKLEQDENSGYTFIHGDICDKKLVTSVLNDHKIDAVVNFAAESHVDRSINDPAPFLTTNTLGAQNIMECARSAGIEKFVHVSTDEVYGTLGPDDPAFTEAHPMEPNSPYSASKAGADLMARAYFETYKFPVSITRCSNNYGPYQFPEKLIPLMFLKAQAGEKLPIYGDGSNIRDWIYVDDHCTGVELTLLKGQPGKVYNFGGAAEKTNLELVHELIAILGSDESLITYVKDRPGHDMRYAMNYALAEKELGFTPAVTFNEGIRKTIKWYQNNGPWLEEVLSGSYREFMDQWYGERK
- the rfbD gene encoding dTDP-4-dehydrorhamnose reductase, with the protein product MIDLAGKKAIILGGRTGLLGRTLTEKLQEHDIVTIPLSRNDFDPLNEESLSALLERKKPDLIFNTIAYTKVDQAEDEENKAHLLNTTFPAMLARLAKSQNCKLIHFSTDFVFDGKKDSPYTETDPTNPQSVYGDTKLSGEEKLLESGYENILIIRTAWLFGPYKTNFIHKILNFARERENLTVVHDQSGSPTYTPDLAEYTIALLKNEAKGIFNVVNSGKASWCELADEAISCSAINCRVDPVPTSAYPTKAKRPPYSVLDTSKLTEVTGITPRPWVQALRDYIYNDLKNHLED